ACTGGACAAATTCAACGAAGAACAACTCAAACAAATAGCTGACTTTATCAAATTCATTGAGTTTAAGAGTAAAGAAAATACTGTGCCTACTCCTTTTTGGCAAAGGGCAACACCAACAGAACGGGCTAAAGAGTTTCGTAAATGGGTTTCGCAACTGCCTAAAAACACTCCAAGTCTACCTGATGAAGCTTTTAGCCGTGATAGCATTTACGAATAATGACGAGATATCTGCTTGATACCAATGTTGTTATGCGTTTTTGCAACCCGAATGATGTGCATCATGACCTGGCAACAAATGCAATATCTTGTTTGCTGACACAGGAAGACGAATGCTATATTACAGCGCAAGTGCTTGTTGAGTTTTGGGTTGTTGCTACACGACCAGTTGAAGTGAATGGTTTGGGCTGGACTGTAGAACAAACGAGAAGCACAATAGACCAACTTCTTGATCGTTTCCAATTACTAGAGGAATCCGCGCAGATTTTTCCAACTTGGTTAAGTGTGGTGACTACTAACAAAGTCATGGGGTTGGGAACTGATTAGAAATATTTATCCATACTTACTCATAACTACTTAAATGCTATGCTATAGTAGTTATATGAGTAAGTTATCTATATCTGAAGCAGCAAAGTTAAAAGGTGTAAGTGTTTCCACACTCAGAAGATGGGAAACAGAAGGTAAATTAATTCCCGAAAGAACAGCTAGTGGTCATAGAAGATATGATTTAGCTCAATTGTTAGGAATCAAGCCTGATTTATCTTACACCATTGGTTACTGTCGAGTTTCTAGCCATGACCAAAAAGAAGACCTAGAAAGACAAAAGCAAGTTGTTGAATTATTTTGCGCTCAAAATGGTTGGCAATTTGAAATTATAGAAGACTTAGGTTCAGGCTTAAACTACAGCAAAAAAGGATTAAAGAGATTAATCCGATTAATTGTTGATAGTAAACTTGAACGTCTTGTTTTAACCCATAAAGATAGACTATTGAGATTTGGTAGTGAATTAATTTTTAGTTTGTGTGAACATTTTGGAACAGAAATAGTAATTATCAATAGAACTGAAGACTCAACTTTTGAAGAAGACTTAGCTCAAGATGTTTTAGAAATAATTACAGTTTTTAGTGCCAGACTGTATGGATCTAGAAGTCACAAAAACAAGAAAATTATAGAGGAGTTGAAAGAAGTTGCTGTTCGGCTTTAAAACTGAGTTAAAAATCAATAACCATCAGCGTACCCAACTACTTCAACATTGTGGTGTTGCTCGTCATGCTTGGAATTGGGGATTAGCTCTTACCAAACAGATATTAGAGCACAATAAGTTAAATCCTAATTCCAAAATAAAATTTCCTACTGCTATTGATTTACATAAATGGTTAGTAGCATTAGTAAAAAGTAGAAAATCCCTGGTATTACGAATGTTCAAAATCAGCACCACAAGAAGCTCTACGAGACTTTAAAAACAGCATGGGATAGGTGACTTTAAAAAAATATCAGGAGTGACCTAAATTTAAGAAGAAAGGGTAAACATGATAGCTTTACCTTAGAGGGTAGTGTACTAAAAATTTAGAGTACAAAATAAAATAACAAGTACCGAAGATAGGAGTTCTACCAAAGTTATAGAAAGACTACCTACAAAAAGAAATTAAATCAGTAACCATTAGTCGTAAGGCTAATAGATGGTTTATTAGTTTTAGATTTGATGTAGAAAAACAAGATAATAAAAACCTCAAAGTTGTGGGAGTAGACTTAGGTGTAAAAAATTTAGCTACTCTATCAACAGGTGAAATTATAGAAGGTGCAAAGTCTTACAAAAAATATGAATCTAAATTAAGCAGGTTGCAATGGTTAAACAGAAATAAAGTTATCAATTCAAACAATTGGAGAAAAGCACAACTAAAAATTGCTAAATTGCATCTGAAGATTGCCNNNNNNNNNNNNNNNNNNNNNNNNNNNNNNNNNNNNNNNNNNNNNNNNNNNNNNNNNNNNATTGTCGCTTTGTCTATCTTCTAGAAAACCCCAAACCTGGAACCGATGACCGCGAACGCCGTCCCAGTAGTGGCGACTTTCAACCAGGAGAATTTACTAAGCTATTTGAAGAAGTTTTAAATACAGTTGATTTGATTTTCCGTGATGGCATTGATTGGAAGGCTTTTGTTAATGCTTTTCAAAATGTGCAGAACCAAAATGAAGACACAAAATTAGGCTTACAAAGTATTGAAAATAAAGGTGATGGGGTAGTCGTTGTTAAGGTTGGTGTCCCTGATGGTGCTGATAAAGAAAAGATTCATAGTGATTTTACACACTATTATCAATTGGGACTGCAAGCAGCAGAGGAAAAATATAAGGCATTATTAAATATGCAAAAAGAGGATATAGATTTTCTTCGGAAACAAAATGCAAAAATTCCAGAGATGATTATGTCGTTAGCGAATCAATCTATGAATGTTAAAGTTGACAATAAAATAGAAAATAAACCTATGACTAACAGTAATGATGCCAGCCGTAAGATTAACATTGGCAGTGTTGGCGGTGATTTTAATGCTAGTGGACAAGCTTTGAATTTAGGTGAAATTAGTGGTACTGTCACAAATACTATTAATGAGTTGCCAAGTTCATCTAAACCTGATAAACCGGGAGTTAAGGAATTGTTGGCGCAATTGCAAGCAGCAATTGAGGCTGAGAAAAATTTACCTGAAGAAGATAAAGCTGAGGCGTTAGAACAGGTGAAGACTTTGGCGGAAGCCGGGAAAAGTCCGCAAGTTGAGGGGGCTATGCAAAAGGCGGCGAAAACGGCTTTGAAGATTTTGAAGGGTACAGTTGCTAGTTTACCCAGTGCAACTAAGTTANNNNNNNNNNNNNNNNNNNNNNNNNNNNNNNNNNNNNNNNNNNNNNNNNNNNNNNNNNNNCCCTGAAAGCAGAACAAATGTGGCAGAGAAAAGTCAATTGGCG
The window above is part of the Nodularia spumigena CCY9414 genome. Proteins encoded here:
- a CDS encoding helix-turn-helix domain-containing protein, which codes for MLFGFKTELKINNHQRTQLLQHCGVARHAWNWGLALTKQILEHNKLNPNSKIKFPTAIDLHKWLVALVKSRKSLVLRMFKISTTRSSTRL
- a CDS encoding transposase, encoding MGVDLGVKNLATLSTGEIIEGAKSYKKYESKLSRLQWLNRNKVINSNNWRKAQLKIAKLHLKIA
- a CDS encoding type II toxin-antitoxin system VapC family toxin, which translates into the protein MTRYLLDTNVVMRFCNPNDVHHDLATNAISCLLTQEDECYITAQVLVEFWVVATRPVEVNGLGWTVEQTRSTIDQLLDRFQLLEESAQIFPTWLSVVTTNKVMGLGTD
- a CDS encoding IS607 family transposase; its protein translation is MSKLSISEAAKLKGVSVSTLRRWETEGKLIPERTASGHRRYDLAQLLGIKPDLSYTIGYCRVSSHDQKEDLERQKQVVELFCAQNGWQFEIIEDLGSGLNYSKKGLKRLIRLIVDSKLERLVLTHKDRLLRFGSELIFSLCEHFGTEIVIINRTEDSTFEEDLAQDVLEIITVFSARLYGSRSHKNKKIIEELKEVAVRL